The Mycolicibacterium hassiacum DSM 44199 genome includes a window with the following:
- a CDS encoding DUF2516 family protein has translation MVLTDLPGVVITVLVIAAFALSLYAFVHAALQRPDAYTAADKLTKQAWLLILGGGILAVVLFVSVFGAAIATITSGIYLVDVRPKLLEVQGKSR, from the coding sequence GTGGTACTCACCGACCTACCGGGCGTCGTCATCACCGTGCTCGTCATCGCAGCGTTCGCGCTGTCGCTGTACGCCTTCGTCCACGCCGCCCTCCAGCGTCCAGATGCCTACACCGCAGCGGACAAGCTCACCAAGCAGGCGTGGTTGTTGATCCTCGGCGGCGGCATCCTCGCCGTGGTGTTGTTCGTCAGCGTGTTCGGCGCGGCCATCGCCACCATCACCTCGGGCATCTACCTGGTCGACGTCCGGCCGAAACTGCTGGAGGTCCAAGGGAAGTCGCGGTAG
- a CDS encoding DUF2599 domain-containing protein → MRTEVLSGFVSKYCAAVVILVAALFGLTAVPAHADNVVPPPYVDHVEWAKWGDLSSLRVYPTPAGRAASGIGSGVGPEHAWAEVLALAPEAERPGMYEQFVCHWQFAELVEPGKISWNLEPWRPAVPLERVIEAGCNPGGTEEPF, encoded by the coding sequence ATGCGTACCGAGGTGTTGTCTGGGTTCGTGTCGAAGTACTGTGCGGCCGTTGTGATCCTGGTCGCCGCGCTGTTCGGGCTGACGGCGGTCCCGGCGCACGCCGACAACGTCGTCCCCCCGCCCTACGTCGACCACGTCGAGTGGGCGAAGTGGGGCGACCTGTCGAGCCTGCGGGTCTATCCGACGCCGGCCGGCCGTGCGGCCTCGGGCATCGGCTCGGGTGTGGGGCCCGAACACGCCTGGGCCGAGGTGCTCGCACTGGCGCCGGAGGCCGAGCGGCCCGGCATGTACGAACAGTTCGTCTGCCACTGGCAGTTCGCCGAACTCGTCGAACCCGGCAAGATTAGCTGGAACCTCGAACCCTGGCGCCCCGCGGTGCCGCTGGAGCGGGTGATCGAGGCCGGCTGCAATCCGGGCGGGACCGAAGAACCGTTCTGA
- the deoC gene encoding deoxyribose-phosphate aldolase, whose translation MSGYTRAGVAALIDHTLLRPEATAADVEALVAEAAELGVYAVCVSPSMVPAARDAMAASPDRSRPIAAVVGFPSGKHVPAIKAEEARLAVAAGAAEIDMVIDIGAAVAGDMDAVREDVAAVRTAVGAAVVLKVIVESAVLLPVGPDTLAGACRAAVDAGADFVKTSTGFHPAGGASVPAVEIMRAAVGPEVGVKASGGIRTAADAVAMLDAGATRLGLSGTRAVLDAIHA comes from the coding sequence ATGAGCGGCTATACCCGCGCCGGCGTGGCCGCGCTCATCGACCACACCCTGCTGCGGCCGGAGGCCACCGCGGCCGATGTCGAGGCACTCGTCGCGGAGGCCGCCGAGCTCGGCGTGTACGCGGTCTGTGTGTCGCCGTCGATGGTGCCGGCCGCCCGGGATGCGATGGCGGCGTCGCCGGACCGGTCGCGCCCCATCGCCGCAGTGGTGGGATTCCCCTCCGGCAAGCACGTGCCGGCGATCAAGGCCGAGGAGGCGCGGCTCGCGGTGGCCGCCGGGGCCGCCGAAATCGACATGGTGATCGACATCGGCGCCGCGGTCGCCGGCGACATGGACGCGGTCCGGGAGGATGTCGCGGCGGTGCGAACCGCGGTCGGCGCGGCGGTGGTGCTGAAGGTGATCGTGGAGTCCGCGGTGCTGCTGCCGGTGGGGCCGGACACGCTGGCCGGTGCCTGCCGAGCGGCCGTCGACGCCGGCGCCGACTTCGTCAAGACCTCGACCGGCTTCCATCCGGCCGGCGGTGCCTCGGTGCCGGCGGTGGAGATCATGCGCGCCGCGGTGGGCCCCGAGGTCGGGGTCAAGGCCAGCGGCGGGATCCGCACCGCCGCCGACGCGGTCGCCATGCTGGACGCGGGCGCCACCCGGCTGGGGCTGTCCGGCACCCGGGCCGTGCTCGACGCGATCCACGCGTGA
- a CDS encoding S53 family peptidase translates to MRRWAAVLVAALLTVAAVPACAEEHRARITGAFAALLNASTDLGPSRAADAQLTVTLARPDGAEHVTAWARAAGLWVRARPGEGWAVVEGAAADLARAFGVPVHDYRAPSGEAFYASAYQPGVPPALRAEVTGVGRINSYVPYRTAQPAPLPLDVPDGGLSPSALLAAYNATPLVEAGFTGQGATIVFFAFDSADQADLDSFADATGLPRFTPVLVGGKPDESHGETAMDLQVAHAIAPDARLVVVNARPTVQGDGAYEKIAAMFAEADRRFPGAVWSLSIGWGCEAFVTAADLAPVRAALVAAQRHGTSAFDASGDTAGLECKGGDRWSAPPGPDDIGLDAVAAIPEMTSVGGTTLSTGPRGQWLAEHAWVDSPLTQGTSGGVSTLFERPAWQDKLTIERDTGHRRLAPDVAAVGDPATGVRFVYRGRPVTGGGTSQAAPIWAALTVLMNQYLVANGGRPLGNINPLLYRVAEGAPYPSFRDVRLGGNAVDLAGAGYDLVTGLGSPNVYNLARSLLELQKRTR, encoded by the coding sequence GTGCGCCGCTGGGCGGCGGTCCTCGTCGCGGCGCTGCTGACCGTCGCCGCGGTTCCGGCCTGCGCCGAGGAGCATCGCGCGCGGATCACCGGCGCATTCGCGGCGCTGCTGAACGCGTCCACCGACCTCGGCCCGTCCCGCGCCGCCGACGCCCAGCTCACCGTGACGCTGGCCCGCCCGGACGGCGCCGAACACGTGACGGCCTGGGCGCGCGCCGCGGGCCTGTGGGTGCGGGCGCGGCCGGGGGAGGGCTGGGCCGTCGTCGAGGGGGCCGCCGCGGATCTGGCCCGCGCCTTCGGCGTGCCGGTGCACGACTACCGGGCGCCGTCCGGGGAGGCGTTCTACGCCTCCGCCTACCAACCCGGGGTGCCCCCGGCGCTGCGCGCGGAGGTCACCGGGGTGGGCCGGATCAACAGCTACGTCCCGTACCGGACGGCGCAACCCGCTCCGCTGCCGCTCGACGTGCCCGACGGCGGGCTGAGCCCGAGCGCGCTGCTGGCGGCCTACAACGCGACCCCGCTGGTCGAGGCCGGATTCACCGGCCAGGGGGCGACGATCGTGTTCTTCGCGTTCGACTCCGCCGACCAGGCCGATCTCGACAGCTTCGCCGACGCCACCGGCCTGCCCCGGTTCACCCCGGTGCTGGTCGGCGGCAAGCCCGACGAATCCCACGGCGAGACCGCGATGGACCTGCAGGTGGCCCACGCCATCGCCCCGGACGCCCGGCTGGTGGTGGTCAACGCGCGGCCGACGGTGCAGGGCGACGGGGCCTACGAGAAGATCGCCGCGATGTTCGCCGAGGCCGACCGGCGCTTCCCCGGGGCGGTGTGGAGCCTGTCCATCGGCTGGGGGTGTGAGGCGTTCGTGACGGCCGCCGACCTGGCCCCGGTGCGGGCCGCGCTGGTCGCCGCGCAGCGGCACGGTACCTCGGCGTTCGACGCCAGCGGCGACACCGCCGGGCTCGAGTGCAAGGGCGGCGACCGCTGGTCGGCCCCGCCCGGCCCGGACGACATCGGCCTGGACGCGGTGGCCGCGATCCCCGAGATGACCTCGGTCGGCGGCACCACGCTGTCGACCGGGCCGCGCGGCCAGTGGCTGGCCGAGCACGCCTGGGTGGACTCGCCGCTCACCCAGGGCACCAGCGGCGGGGTGTCGACCCTGTTCGAGCGGCCCGCCTGGCAGGACAAGCTGACGATCGAGCGGGACACCGGACACCGCCGGCTCGCACCCGACGTCGCCGCCGTCGGCGACCCGGCCACCGGGGTCCGGTTCGTCTACCGCGGGCGGCCGGTGACCGGAGGCGGCACCTCACAGGCGGCGCCGATCTGGGCCGCGCTGACCGTGCTGATGAACCAGTATCTGGTCGCCAACGGCGGCCGCCCGCTGGGCAACATCAACCCGCTGCTGTACCGGGTCGCCGAGGGCGCGCCGTATCCGTCGTTCCGCGATGTCCGGCTCGGCGGCAACGCGGTCGATCTCGCCGGCGCCGGTTACGACCTGGTCACCGGGCTGGGCAGCCCCAACGTGTACAACCTGGCCCGCAGCCTGCTCGAGTTGCAGAAGCGGACACGGTGA
- a CDS encoding LmeA family phospholipid-binding protein produces MTDPWARPDQPSQPTPHADAPTEQHLPPEAPTQQDPAVPPQAPPPPPPADAAAGDDAAEGGSRFTRLFKDPLSLVLIAVIVVALTAAGLIVGELYSRNRGEARVADALKCVVQDDVTVSFGGWPPFLVQHMTRHYSDIHIETAGNRVRDAIGMKMDLNIKDVRLEETADAGGTIGSLVADINWSTEGIFQTLQDSVPLFGALITGVQTHPSSGTIEVQGILGSGISTRPTVVNGKLELQATKTTGLGFILPRESIQPILDVVAARLTADYPVPIKADSVRITDNGVQSRFSATDAAIPPGRQDPCFANL; encoded by the coding sequence GTGACCGATCCGTGGGCCCGTCCCGATCAACCGTCCCAGCCGACCCCGCACGCCGACGCGCCGACCGAGCAGCACCTGCCGCCCGAGGCGCCGACCCAGCAGGACCCGGCCGTGCCCCCGCAGGCACCACCGCCGCCCCCGCCCGCGGATGCGGCGGCCGGAGACGACGCCGCCGAGGGCGGGTCGAGGTTCACCCGGCTGTTCAAGGATCCGTTGTCGCTGGTGCTGATCGCGGTGATCGTGGTGGCGCTGACCGCGGCGGGCCTGATCGTCGGTGAGCTGTACTCCCGCAACCGGGGCGAGGCACGGGTCGCGGACGCGCTCAAGTGCGTGGTGCAGGACGATGTGACGGTGTCCTTCGGCGGCTGGCCGCCGTTCCTGGTGCAGCACATGACCAGGCACTACTCCGACATCCACATCGAGACCGCGGGGAATCGGGTGCGGGACGCCATCGGCATGAAGATGGACCTGAACATCAAGGACGTGCGTCTCGAGGAGACCGCGGACGCCGGCGGCACGATCGGGTCGCTGGTCGCCGACATCAACTGGTCCACCGAGGGCATCTTCCAGACCCTGCAGGACTCGGTGCCGCTGTTCGGCGCGCTCATCACCGGGGTGCAGACCCACCCGTCGAGCGGAACCATCGAGGTGCAGGGGATCCTGGGCAGCGGCATCTCCACCCGGCCGACCGTGGTCAACGGCAAGCTGGAACTGCAGGCCACCAAGACCACGGGGCTGGGCTTCATCCTGCCGCGGGAGAGTATCCAGCCGATTCTGGACGTGGTGGCCGCCCGGCTGACCGCCGACTACCCGGTCCCGATCAAGGCCGACTCGGTCAGGATCACCGACAACGGTGTGCAGAGCCGGTTCTCGGCGACCGATGCGGCGATCCCGCCGGGCCGGCAGGATCCCTGCTTCGCGAACCTCTAG
- a CDS encoding carbon-nitrogen hydrolase family protein — protein MRIALAQILAGTDPTANLELVDDHTRHAAAAGARLVLFPEATMCRFGVPLAPIAEPFDGPWAERVRAIADRHGVVVVAGMFVPAGTHEGRPRVTNTLIATGGGVDARYDKIHLYDAFGFTESKTVAPGREPVVITVDGVTVGLSLCYDVRFPELYVELARRGAELITVHASWGAGPGKLDQWTLLARARAIDTSAFVAAVDQAYPGDEIAATGPTGVGGSLVASPYGEVLASAGNDPQLLVVDVDVAAAAKARDTVAVMHNRVGDFGGKAESRT, from the coding sequence ATGCGTATCGCGCTCGCCCAGATCCTGGCCGGCACCGACCCGACCGCCAACCTCGAACTGGTCGACGACCACACCCGACACGCCGCCGCGGCCGGTGCGCGGCTGGTGCTGTTCCCGGAGGCCACCATGTGCCGGTTCGGGGTGCCGCTGGCCCCGATCGCCGAACCCTTCGACGGGCCCTGGGCCGAGCGGGTGCGGGCGATCGCCGACCGCCACGGGGTGGTCGTCGTCGCCGGAATGTTCGTGCCCGCCGGGACGCACGAGGGCCGTCCCCGGGTGACCAACACCCTGATCGCGACCGGCGGCGGCGTCGACGCGCGCTACGACAAGATCCACCTCTACGACGCGTTCGGCTTCACCGAGTCGAAAACGGTCGCTCCCGGCCGCGAGCCGGTGGTGATCACCGTCGACGGGGTGACGGTCGGGCTCTCGCTCTGCTACGACGTGCGGTTTCCCGAGCTCTACGTCGAGTTGGCGCGCCGCGGCGCCGAGCTGATCACCGTGCACGCGTCCTGGGGCGCCGGGCCGGGCAAGCTCGACCAGTGGACGCTGCTGGCACGGGCGCGCGCCATCGACACCTCGGCGTTCGTGGCGGCGGTGGACCAGGCTTATCCGGGCGACGAGATCGCCGCCACCGGCCCCACCGGGGTGGGCGGCAGCCTGGTGGCGTCCCCGTACGGCGAGGTGCTGGCCTCGGCCGGGAACGACCCGCAGCTGCTGGTGGTCGACGTCGACGTCGCGGCGGCGGCGAAGGCCCGCGACACCGTCGCGGTCATGCACAACCGGGTGGGCGATTTCGGCGGTAAGGCAGAATCACGGACGTGA
- a CDS encoding class I SAM-dependent methyltransferase — MSAPIGQLTRGTTGHNRLRRSDRWLVNSPRVRTVLSNAADPLVVDLGFGALPATTLELAARLRPLRTDLRVVGLEIHPDRVLAAQRSQGDGVEFALGGFELAGLRPVLVRAFNVLRQYPLDALAGAWATMQRQLAPGGLIIDGTCDELGRLCGWVLLDATGPVSLTLACDPLTIERPSELAERLPKALIHHNVAGQPIHSLLTAADRAWASAACYGVFGPRVRWRAMLDLLHANGFPVERPRRRMRDGVLTVPWSAAAPRPAGKP, encoded by the coding sequence GTGAGTGCCCCGATCGGACAGCTCACACGGGGCACCACCGGCCACAACCGGCTCCGTCGCAGCGATCGCTGGCTCGTTAACTCGCCCCGGGTGCGCACCGTGCTGTCGAACGCCGCCGACCCGTTGGTGGTCGATCTCGGCTTCGGCGCGCTTCCGGCCACCACGCTGGAGCTGGCCGCCCGGCTGCGCCCGCTGCGCACGGACCTGCGGGTGGTGGGGCTGGAGATCCATCCGGACCGGGTGCTCGCCGCCCAGCGATCCCAGGGCGACGGGGTCGAGTTCGCGCTGGGCGGTTTCGAACTGGCCGGCCTGCGCCCGGTGCTGGTGCGGGCGTTCAACGTGCTGCGCCAGTATCCGCTCGACGCCCTGGCCGGCGCGTGGGCGACGATGCAGCGCCAACTCGCGCCGGGCGGGCTGATCATCGACGGCACCTGCGACGAGCTGGGCCGGCTGTGCGGCTGGGTGCTGCTGGACGCCACCGGCCCGGTGAGCCTGACCCTGGCCTGCGATCCGCTGACCATCGAGCGCCCGTCGGAGCTGGCGGAGCGGCTGCCGAAGGCGCTGATCCACCACAACGTCGCCGGCCAGCCGATCCATTCGCTGCTCACCGCCGCCGACCGGGCCTGGGCCAGCGCGGCCTGCTACGGCGTGTTCGGCCCCCGGGTGCGCTGGCGGGCGATGCTGGACCTGTTGCACGCCAACGGTTTTCCCGTCGAACGCCCACGCCGTCGGATGCGCGACGGGGTGCTGACCGTGCCGTGGTCGGCGGCCGCCCCGCGGCCGGCCGGAAAACCCTAG
- a CDS encoding DUF2505 domain-containing protein, with protein sequence MPRSFDMATEYRGSVEQVHRAFCDERYWLARLTDSGADDYSLDTLARKPDGGVDVVTTQRLRSDRLPGLVQQFHRGDLRLVREESWSPVSDGRASATIRVTIPGAPATLTGTAELSAVSETSSRLSFHATVAVNIPLVGGKIENFIGNQLVELLIHEQRFTTAWIAENA encoded by the coding sequence ATGCCGCGTTCATTCGACATGGCGACCGAGTACCGGGGCAGCGTCGAGCAGGTCCACCGGGCGTTCTGCGACGAGCGGTACTGGCTGGCGCGGCTCACCGACTCCGGCGCCGACGACTACTCGCTGGACACGCTGGCCCGGAAACCCGACGGCGGAGTGGACGTCGTGACCACCCAGCGGCTGCGCTCGGACCGCCTGCCCGGGCTGGTGCAGCAGTTCCATCGCGGGGATCTGCGGCTGGTGCGGGAGGAGAGCTGGTCGCCGGTCAGCGACGGCCGGGCCTCCGCGACGATCCGGGTGACCATTCCGGGAGCGCCGGCCACGCTCACCGGCACCGCGGAGCTGTCGGCGGTGTCGGAGACGTCGTCGCGGCTGAGTTTCCACGCCACCGTCGCGGTGAACATCCCGCTGGTCGGCGGAAAGATCGAGAACTTCATCGGCAACCAGCTCGTCGAGCTGCTGATCCACGAACAGCGGTTCACCACCGCCTGGATCGCCGAGAACGCCTGA
- a CDS encoding MBL fold metallo-hydrolase gives MKVTSTGHAGFLIEANGATILCDPWVYPAYYASWFPFPDNSGLDWKALGDCDYLYVSHLHHDHWDPRNLAENVNKNATVLLPDFPVPDLRRELERLGFHEFVETRDSVKHRIAAPQGDLDIAIVALRAPADGPLGDSALIVSDGETVLFNMNDSRPVDLDVVPREFGRVDVLMVQYSGAIWYPMVYDMPKRAKDAFARQKRQRQMDRCRQYIEQVDPGWVIPSAGPPCFLDDELRHLNDIHNDPTNIFPDQMVFLGEMRAHGLNNGLLMIPGSTAILAGNDLRSLQHPLPDDEVERIFTTGKADYIEAYAQRQAAVIAAEKAGWEPAEGESLLEPLRRKFEPIMNLSPLVCDGVGYPVLLRLGTEDIVVDFPKRIVREPISDEKFRYELEIDASLVRTALRDNEPDWVNCIFLSTRFTARRVGGYNEYLYTFFKCLTEERIAYAEGYYAESHDDSATITFGDWEIQRRCPHLKADLGTFGIVEGDRLTCNLHGWEWDLPTGRCLTSPGHELRACRREP, from the coding sequence GTGAAGGTGACCAGCACAGGGCACGCTGGATTCCTCATCGAAGCCAACGGCGCCACGATTCTGTGTGACCCCTGGGTGTACCCGGCGTACTACGCCTCGTGGTTTCCCTTTCCCGACAACTCCGGACTGGACTGGAAGGCCCTCGGCGACTGCGACTACCTGTACGTGTCGCATCTGCACCACGACCACTGGGATCCGAGGAACCTCGCCGAGAACGTCAACAAGAATGCGACGGTGCTCCTGCCGGATTTCCCGGTGCCGGATCTCCGACGGGAACTGGAGCGGCTCGGTTTCCACGAGTTCGTCGAGACCCGCGATTCGGTGAAGCACCGCATCGCCGCCCCGCAGGGCGACCTCGACATCGCGATCGTCGCGTTACGCGCGCCGGCGGACGGGCCCCTCGGCGATTCGGCGCTGATCGTCTCCGACGGAGAGACGGTGCTGTTCAACATGAACGACTCGCGCCCGGTGGACCTCGACGTGGTGCCCCGCGAGTTCGGCCGCGTCGACGTGCTGATGGTGCAGTACTCCGGGGCCATCTGGTATCCGATGGTCTACGACATGCCGAAGCGGGCCAAGGACGCCTTCGCCCGGCAGAAGCGTCAGCGCCAGATGGACCGCTGCCGCCAGTACATCGAACAGGTCGACCCGGGCTGGGTGATTCCCAGCGCGGGGCCGCCGTGCTTCCTCGACGACGAACTGCGCCACCTCAACGACATTCACAACGACCCGACGAACATCTTCCCCGACCAGATGGTGTTCCTCGGGGAGATGCGGGCTCACGGACTCAACAACGGCCTGTTGATGATTCCCGGCAGCACCGCGATTCTCGCCGGAAACGACTTGCGCAGCCTCCAACATCCGCTGCCCGACGACGAGGTGGAGAGGATCTTCACCACGGGTAAGGCCGACTACATCGAGGCCTACGCCCAGCGGCAGGCGGCGGTGATCGCGGCGGAGAAAGCCGGCTGGGAACCGGCCGAGGGCGAATCCCTGTTGGAGCCGTTGCGCCGGAAGTTCGAGCCGATCATGAACCTGTCGCCGCTGGTGTGCGACGGGGTCGGCTACCCGGTCCTATTGCGGCTGGGCACCGAGGACATCGTCGTCGATTTCCCGAAACGCATTGTTCGCGAACCGATCAGCGATGAGAAGTTCCGCTACGAGCTGGAGATCGACGCGTCACTGGTGCGTACCGCGCTGCGTGACAACGAACCGGACTGGGTGAACTGCATATTCCTGTCCACCCGGTTCACCGCGCGCCGCGTGGGCGGGTACAACGAGTACCTGTACACGTTCTTCAAATGCCTGACCGAGGAACGGATCGCCTACGCGGAGGGCTACTACGCCGAAAGCCACGACGATTCGGCGACAATCACGTTCGGCGACTGGGAGATCCAGCGGCGCTGCCCGCATCTGAAGGCCGATCTGGGCACGTTCGGCATCGTGGAGGGCGACAGGCTCACCTGCAACCTGCACGGCTGGGAGTGGGATCTGCCGACCGGCCGCTGCCTGACCTCCCCCGGTCACGAGCTGCGGGCCTGTCGCCGCGAGCCCTGA
- a CDS encoding UDP-N-acetylmuramate dehydrogenase — MRKSFTELTTIRVGGEAADYVVAETTSELVDAVAQADATGTPLVVLGEGSNLVVGDAGFDGVAIHVKSSGLDIDGEMVHVDAGVHWDDVVVTTLEAGLGGLEPLSGIPGSAGGTPIQNVGAYGALTSQFLDHVTVYDRKIGEVVDIAAADCGFGVHRTSMFKRNNRYVVLRLHFRLTRTTVSRPVAYAALADHLGVAMGDTAPVTRVREAVLALRRQRGMLLDETDHDTWSVGSFFLNPVVPQVPEKAKGCPAYPDDGGTKLPAAWLIQHAGFPPGYGADWGRGRVRLSTKHSLAVTNRGGATAAEVMAFAAHIRAGVQRAFDIRLEPECDLLNCSLDDPVPAWLTGATTG, encoded by the coding sequence GTGCGGAAGAGCTTCACCGAGTTGACCACCATCCGCGTGGGCGGTGAAGCCGCCGACTACGTGGTCGCCGAGACCACGAGCGAACTGGTCGACGCGGTCGCGCAGGCCGACGCGACCGGCACCCCGTTGGTGGTGCTCGGTGAGGGCTCGAATCTGGTCGTCGGCGACGCCGGGTTCGACGGGGTCGCCATCCACGTCAAGAGCAGCGGTCTGGACATCGACGGCGAGATGGTGCACGTCGACGCCGGCGTGCACTGGGACGATGTCGTGGTCACCACCCTCGAGGCCGGTCTCGGCGGTCTGGAACCGCTGTCCGGGATACCCGGGTCGGCGGGCGGTACCCCGATTCAGAACGTCGGCGCCTACGGGGCGCTGACGTCGCAGTTCCTCGATCATGTGACCGTCTACGACCGCAAGATCGGCGAGGTGGTCGACATCGCCGCCGCGGACTGCGGTTTCGGCGTCCACCGGACGTCGATGTTCAAACGCAACAACCGATATGTGGTGCTGCGCCTGCATTTCCGGCTGACCCGCACGACGGTGTCACGGCCGGTGGCCTATGCCGCGCTGGCCGATCATCTCGGTGTGGCGATGGGCGACACCGCGCCGGTGACGCGGGTCCGTGAGGCCGTGCTCGCGCTGCGCCGCCAGCGCGGCATGCTGCTCGACGAAACCGACCACGACACCTGGAGTGTCGGATCGTTCTTCCTGAACCCGGTGGTCCCGCAGGTCCCCGAGAAGGCGAAGGGCTGCCCGGCCTACCCGGACGACGGAGGCACGAAACTTCCTGCGGCATGGCTGATTCAGCATGCCGGGTTCCCACCCGGATACGGCGCCGACTGGGGCCGGGGCCGGGTCAGGTTGTCGACCAAACACTCGCTGGCGGTGACCAATCGCGGTGGTGCCACCGCCGCTGAGGTCATGGCGTTCGCCGCACACATCCGCGCGGGGGTCCAGCGCGCGTTCGACATCCGTCTCGAACCCGAATGCGACCTGCTGAACTGCTCGCTCGACGACCCGGTGCCGGCCTGGTTGACCGGTGCCACAACGGGTTAG
- a CDS encoding L,D-transpeptidase has translation MSPVRRSPAVNRRRALTALALGIAAPGALAGCWGRSESTGGTDSAPSAPRISYEPADADTDVSPIGRVRVEVADGWLQRVRLTNPDGKVVAGVFNRDRTRYTITEPLGYGTRYTWSGSVVGRDGTATELAASFTTVAPTRQVNGRFQLADGQVVGVAAPIILQFDAAIPEEARADVERALTVTSDPPVEGSWAWLPDEVGGSRVHWRSREYWPPFTKVHVDAKLYGVPFGAGAYGAQDITLDFSIGRRQVVKAHAPSHRMQVLDGDGNVIMDFPCSYGEGDLDRNVTRSGIHVVTEKYEDFYMTNPAAGYANLRERWAVRISNNGEFIHANPASLGAQGSANVTNGCINLSLENAEQYFHSAIYGDPVEVTGTRIHLSYADGDIWDWAVPWEEWVAMSALSKAPAPAEIPATAPATPTDAPQPAAGQPGGQPGAGRPGG, from the coding sequence CTGTCACCGGTGCGCCGGTCACCGGCCGTCAACCGGCGGCGTGCCCTGACCGCGCTGGCACTGGGAATCGCCGCACCCGGGGCGCTGGCCGGGTGCTGGGGCCGCTCCGAGTCCACCGGCGGCACCGACAGCGCACCGAGCGCGCCGCGGATCAGCTACGAACCCGCCGACGCCGACACCGACGTGTCGCCGATCGGGCGGGTGCGCGTCGAGGTCGCCGACGGCTGGCTGCAGCGGGTGCGGCTGACCAACCCGGACGGCAAGGTGGTCGCCGGGGTGTTCAACCGCGACCGCACCCGGTACACGATCACCGAGCCGCTGGGCTACGGCACGCGGTACACCTGGAGCGGATCGGTGGTGGGCCGCGACGGCACCGCCACGGAGTTGGCGGCCAGTTTCACCACCGTCGCCCCGACCCGTCAGGTCAACGGCCGCTTCCAGCTGGCCGACGGGCAGGTGGTGGGCGTCGCCGCGCCGATCATCCTGCAGTTCGACGCGGCCATCCCGGAGGAGGCGCGGGCGGACGTCGAACGGGCGCTGACGGTCACCAGCGATCCGCCGGTCGAGGGCAGCTGGGCGTGGCTGCCCGACGAGGTGGGCGGCTCCCGGGTGCACTGGCGCAGCCGCGAGTACTGGCCGCCCTTCACCAAGGTGCACGTCGACGCGAAGCTGTACGGGGTGCCGTTCGGCGCCGGCGCCTACGGGGCGCAGGACATCACGCTGGACTTCTCGATCGGCCGCCGGCAGGTGGTCAAGGCCCACGCCCCGTCGCACCGCATGCAGGTGCTCGACGGCGACGGCAACGTGATCATGGACTTCCCGTGCAGCTACGGCGAGGGGGATCTGGACCGCAACGTCACTCGCAGCGGCATCCACGTCGTCACCGAGAAGTACGAGGACTTCTACATGACCAACCCCGCCGCGGGCTATGCCAACCTGCGGGAGCGGTGGGCGGTGCGGATCTCCAACAACGGCGAGTTCATCCACGCCAACCCGGCCAGCCTGGGCGCGCAGGGCAGCGCCAACGTCACCAACGGCTGCATCAACCTGTCGCTGGAGAACGCCGAGCAGTACTTCCACTCCGCCATCTACGGCGATCCGGTGGAGGTCACCGGCACCCGGATCCACCTGTCCTACGCCGACGGCGACATCTGGGACTGGGCGGTGCCGTGGGAGGAATGGGTGGCGATGTCGGCGCTGTCGAAGGCGCCCGCGCCGGCGGAGATCCCCGCCACGGCGCCGGCCACCCCGACCGACGCGCCGCAGCCGGCGGCCGGCCAGCCCGGCGGCCAGCCCGGCGCGGGCCGGCCGGGCGGCTGA